A part of Paenibacillus donghaensis genomic DNA contains:
- the pfkA gene encoding 6-phosphofructokinase has protein sequence MTKVKKIAVLTSGGDSQGMNAAVRAVVRSALFYGIEVYGIQRGYQGLLNRDIFPMDLRSVGDIIQRGGTILQSARCLEFLKPEGQQKGADILNEMGIDGLVVIGGDGSYKGANKLSKLGINTMALPGTIDNDISFTDYTIGFDTAVGVVVDAINKLRDTMSSHERSSIVEVMGRHCGDIALHAGLASGAETILVPEMPYDLNEVADRMRDNFARGKRHSIVIVAEGVGKGEDVAQALKDRHASLDARVTVLGHIQRGGTPTPGDRNLASRLGDFAVRKLIEGESDKACGIIKGELTLTDIDIVVKTKKDFDLNLYELASRLSQ, from the coding sequence ATGACAAAAGTTAAAAAAATCGCAGTATTGACAAGTGGAGGAGACTCGCAGGGGATGAACGCTGCCGTTCGGGCAGTTGTTCGCAGCGCGCTTTTCTACGGCATTGAGGTCTATGGAATTCAACGCGGATATCAGGGTCTGCTGAACCGCGACATCTTCCCGATGGATCTGCGCAGTGTAGGCGATATCATTCAGCGCGGAGGCACCATTCTGCAGTCCGCGCGCTGTCTGGAGTTCCTGAAGCCCGAAGGTCAGCAAAAGGGTGCGGACATTCTGAACGAGATGGGTATCGACGGTCTTGTGGTTATCGGTGGAGACGGATCCTATAAAGGTGCCAATAAACTCAGCAAACTGGGTATCAATACGATGGCACTGCCTGGAACCATCGACAACGATATTTCCTTCACCGACTACACCATTGGCTTCGATACGGCAGTGGGCGTGGTGGTTGACGCAATCAACAAGCTGCGTGACACTATGTCTTCCCATGAACGTTCTTCCATCGTGGAAGTTATGGGACGTCACTGCGGCGATATCGCTCTGCATGCTGGACTGGCTTCCGGTGCGGAGACCATTCTGGTACCGGAAATGCCTTATGATCTGAATGAAGTGGCTGACCGCATGCGCGATAATTTTGCCAGAGGCAAACGCCACAGTATTGTAATTGTTGCTGAAGGCGTAGGCAAGGGCGAAGATGTGGCACAGGCACTCAAAGACCGCCATGCTTCCCTGGATGCGCGGGTAACAGTGCTTGGACATATTCAGCGCGGTGGAACACCGACTCCGGGCGACCGCAACCTGGCCAGCCGGTTGGGTGACTTCGCAGTCCGCAAGCTGATCGAAGGCGAATCGGACAAAGCCTGTGGAATCATCAAGGGTGAGCTGACCTTGACCGATATTGATATCGTTGTGAAGACCAAGAAGGATTTTGATCTGAATCTGTACGAGCTGGCTTCCCGCTTGTCACAATAG
- the pepF gene encoding oligoendopeptidase F encodes MEQLLKRSDVPAENRWKLEDMFASQKEWDDAYAEAKSLVAKAASYQGKLDSPAALKACFSLDDELGQLTERLYVYAHMRQDEDTADSVYQGLSSKAKQFGVEAGEALSFVTPEILALPDETLDQFIADPDLSDYTFTLTEMKRQKAHILSKAEEALLAQVGNLSQAPQNIFGMLNNADLKFPKIKDENGKEVELTHGSYIKFLESPDREVRKNAFTAVYETYGKQKNTIAATLSANVNKNVFYSKVRKYPSVLEMSLFGDNISKEVYTNLIDTIHESLPLMHRYMKLRQKLMGVDELHMYDLFAPLVDEYKLDITFEEAKQITKEGLKPLGEDYLKVLQEGYDNGWIDVYENENKRTGAYSWGAYGTHPFVLLNHNDNLNSMFTLAHEMGHALHSYYSDNALKYRDAQYTIFLAEVASTTNEALLMDYLLNKSTDPKEKMYLLTYYADQFRTTVFRQTMFAEFEMLIHKRAEDGESLTSKDLSAIYYDLNVKYYGKDMAVDKDIEMEWARIPHFYNSFYVYKYATGFSAATSFAKQILEEGQPAVDRYLGFLKSGGSDYSINILTKAGVDMSSPEPIREAMSVFESVIAQMEQLTK; translated from the coding sequence ATGGAACAATTGTTGAAGAGAAGCGATGTGCCTGCCGAGAACCGCTGGAAGCTCGAAGATATGTTTGCGTCCCAGAAGGAATGGGACGACGCTTACGCAGAAGCTAAATCGCTGGTCGCCAAAGCGGCGAGCTATCAAGGCAAGCTGGACTCTCCGGCTGCTCTCAAAGCCTGCTTCAGCCTCGATGACGAGCTTGGACAGCTGACAGAACGCCTGTATGTATACGCGCATATGCGCCAGGATGAAGACACCGCTGATTCTGTCTATCAGGGACTCTCCTCCAAAGCCAAGCAGTTTGGCGTGGAGGCCGGCGAGGCGCTTTCCTTCGTGACACCGGAGATTCTGGCTTTGCCTGATGAGACGCTTGACCAATTCATCGCCGATCCTGACTTGTCAGATTATACTTTTACACTCACTGAGATGAAACGCCAGAAGGCCCATATCCTCTCCAAAGCAGAGGAAGCCCTGCTTGCCCAAGTCGGGAACCTGTCACAGGCTCCGCAGAATATCTTCGGTATGCTGAACAATGCTGACCTCAAGTTCCCCAAGATCAAGGATGAGAACGGCAAGGAAGTGGAGCTGACACATGGCAGTTACATCAAGTTCCTGGAAAGCCCGGACCGTGAGGTCCGCAAGAATGCTTTTACTGCGGTCTATGAGACTTATGGCAAGCAAAAGAACACAATCGCAGCTACGCTGAGCGCCAATGTGAACAAGAATGTTTTCTATTCGAAGGTCCGTAAATACCCGTCGGTTCTGGAAATGTCGCTCTTCGGCGATAACATCTCCAAAGAGGTCTATACCAACCTGATCGACACCATTCACGAAAGCCTGCCGCTGATGCACCGTTACATGAAGCTGCGCCAGAAGCTGATGGGTGTAGACGAACTGCATATGTATGACCTGTTCGCGCCGCTGGTGGATGAATACAAGCTTGATATTACCTTTGAAGAAGCCAAGCAGATCACGAAGGAAGGTCTTAAGCCGCTCGGCGAGGACTACCTGAAAGTGCTGCAGGAAGGCTATGACAATGGCTGGATCGACGTTTACGAGAATGAGAACAAACGCACCGGCGCCTACAGCTGGGGTGCTTACGGCACCCACCCTTTTGTGCTGCTGAACCATAATGACAATCTCAATAGCATGTTCACACTGGCACACGAGATGGGCCATGCGCTGCACTCCTACTACTCGGACAACGCCTTGAAGTACCGGGATGCGCAATATACGATTTTCCTGGCAGAGGTCGCCTCTACCACCAATGAAGCACTGCTGATGGACTATCTGCTGAACAAGTCCACTGACCCCAAAGAAAAAATGTATCTGCTCACCTATTATGCCGACCAGTTCCGCACCACCGTATTCCGGCAGACGATGTTTGCTGAATTCGAAATGCTGATTCACAAGCGGGCGGAAGATGGAGAATCGCTCACTTCGAAGGATCTTTCGGCGATCTACTACGATCTGAATGTAAAATACTATGGCAAGGACATGGCTGTGGATAAGGATATCGAGATGGAGTGGGCACGGATTCCGCATTTCTACAACAGCTTCTATGTCTACAAATATGCGACCGGCTTCTCGGCAGCTACCAGCTTCGCCAAACAGATTCTAGAAGAAGGCCAGCCGGCCGTCGATCGCTACCTTGGCTTCCTGAAGAGCGGGGGCAGTGATTACTCTATCAACATCCTCACGAAAGCCGGAGTAGACATGTCTTCTCCTGAACCGATTCGTGAAGCGATGAGTGTGTTCGAGAGTGTAATTGCCCAAATGGAGCAGTTGACGAAGTAA
- a CDS encoding MFS transporter produces MLSQRTGGLYSDQNWLRSFMFTIYGTSVLVVSYFPLFYTHLGFSSSQVGYLYSLGPLISILSNLFWSMISDRLGTIRKIMVILLAGELVTALLLARATEFSTVMLILSLFYFFYYPVFPLADTMAIKIAERHGRNFIAIRVFGSLGYAFFALTVGYALRALGPSWSMTVCIIIVIAALVITLGLKDVKRTPVEPENADSPPAPKISLKSILLQKEVLWFFSCVFVLALGHRMNEAFLTISLKQLGAGEEVIGWALLASAISEIPVLFALSKYGERFKELPLLAFASLMYAVRFLLMSTADHPGSVIAIQALHSLSFGVYFVTAVRYITRIIPDQLRATGLAIFTVVWSSAAGLLSGTFGGMLYQDAGRFVFYIVAMAFSLLAFAGFLGKHLNDLRNSAMLGTIPASLDK; encoded by the coding sequence ATGCTTTCACAGCGGACCGGCGGCCTGTACAGTGATCAGAACTGGCTGCGTTCCTTTATGTTCACCATCTACGGCACCAGTGTGCTGGTAGTCTCTTATTTCCCTTTATTCTACACTCATCTGGGCTTCAGCAGCTCACAGGTGGGCTATTTGTATTCCCTGGGGCCGCTTATCTCCATACTGTCCAATCTGTTCTGGAGCATGATCAGCGACAGGCTGGGCACCATCCGTAAGATTATGGTCATTCTGCTGGCAGGTGAGCTGGTAACGGCCTTGCTGCTGGCCAGGGCCACTGAATTTTCCACAGTTATGCTTATCTTGTCCTTATTCTATTTCTTCTATTATCCGGTATTTCCGCTGGCAGATACGATGGCCATCAAAATAGCCGAACGTCATGGGCGCAACTTCATCGCCATTCGTGTATTTGGTTCACTGGGTTATGCATTTTTTGCGTTGACTGTTGGGTATGCCCTGCGGGCATTGGGTCCTTCATGGAGTATGACTGTATGTATCATTATCGTCATCGCTGCGCTGGTAATAACCCTAGGTCTGAAGGATGTCAAGAGAACCCCGGTTGAACCAGAGAACGCTGACTCCCCGCCGGCCCCTAAGATCAGTCTGAAGTCCATCCTGCTGCAAAAAGAGGTGCTCTGGTTCTTCAGCTGCGTGTTTGTGCTGGCGCTTGGCCACCGGATGAATGAAGCTTTTCTCACCATCAGCCTGAAGCAGCTGGGTGCTGGCGAGGAAGTGATCGGCTGGGCTCTGCTTGCTTCTGCAATAAGCGAGATTCCGGTGCTGTTTGCGCTCAGCAAGTATGGAGAACGGTTCAAGGAGCTTCCGCTGCTGGCTTTTGCCAGCCTGATGTATGCCGTCCGTTTCCTGCTGATGTCCACTGCCGATCACCCGGGTTCGGTTATTGCCATCCAGGCGTTGCACAGTCTTTCATTTGGAGTGTATTTCGTAACGGCTGTCCGTTACATCACACGGATTATACCGGATCAGCTGCGGGCGACCGGGCTTGCCATCTTCACCGTGGTATGGTCCAGTGCTGCCGGACTGCTAAGCGGAACCTTCGGCGGCATGCTTTATCAGGATGCAGGGCGTTTCGTCTTTTATATAGTAGCAATGGCTTTTTCGTTGCTGGCCTTCGCCGGTTTCCTTGGCAAACATCTGAACGATCTGAGAAACAGCGCTATGCTCGGGACGATCCCGGCTTCTCTGGACAAATAA
- a CDS encoding M42 family metallopeptidase, whose product MLNIQPNEKYILSILQRLLETPSPSGYTAQVMNLVAEEAAALGVPLSWNEKGGLILTVEGLEPSRTIGLSAHVDTLGAMVRSIKPNGTLRLTSVGGFAMSSIENEYCKIHTRSGLTYTGTILTSHPSVHVYPDARDFKRQEENMEVRIDELVSGKDDVLKLGISVGDFISFEARPVITPSGYVKSRHLDDKASVAALLGLLESMKREGWKPLHNLSLLISNYEEVGHGTAWIPGEIHEMIAVDMGAMGDDLSCKETDVSICAKDSSGPYDYKMTGRLIELANALAIPFAVDIYPMYGSDASAALRGGNNIRAALIGPGVHASHSMERTHKQAILNTTKLLAAYVGEN is encoded by the coding sequence TTGTTAAACATTCAACCTAATGAAAAGTATATTCTTAGTATTCTGCAGAGGCTGCTGGAAACACCCAGTCCCTCTGGTTATACCGCCCAGGTGATGAATCTGGTGGCCGAAGAAGCAGCGGCGCTGGGTGTTCCGCTCAGCTGGAATGAGAAAGGCGGGCTTATTCTTACCGTGGAAGGCCTTGAGCCCTCGCGTACGATCGGACTCAGCGCCCACGTAGACACGCTAGGTGCCATGGTCCGCTCCATCAAACCTAACGGCACGCTGCGGTTGACCTCCGTAGGCGGTTTCGCCATGAGCAGCATTGAGAATGAATATTGCAAGATTCATACCCGCAGCGGATTAACCTATACAGGCACCATTCTGACCAGCCACCCGTCGGTGCATGTGTACCCCGATGCCCGTGACTTCAAGCGCCAGGAAGAGAATATGGAGGTCCGGATCGACGAACTGGTGTCAGGCAAGGATGATGTGCTGAAGCTGGGTATCTCTGTCGGCGACTTCATCTCCTTCGAAGCCCGGCCGGTGATTACGCCAAGCGGCTACGTCAAATCACGCCATCTCGATGACAAGGCCAGTGTAGCGGCACTGCTCGGACTGCTGGAGAGCATGAAGCGGGAAGGCTGGAAGCCACTGCACAACCTCTCCCTCTTGATCTCCAACTATGAGGAGGTAGGACACGGCACGGCCTGGATTCCGGGAGAGATTCACGAGATGATCGCCGTCGATATGGGCGCTATGGGCGATGACCTCAGCTGCAAGGAGACCGACGTCTCTATCTGTGCCAAGGACTCCTCCGGGCCCTATGATTACAAGATGACCGGCCGGCTTATTGAACTGGCCAACGCGCTGGCGATCCCTTTTGCGGTTGATATTTATCCGATGTACGGCTCGGATGCTTCTGCTGCATTGAGAGGCGGGAATAATATCCGCGCCGCATTGATTGGTCCAGGCGTTCATGCCTCGCACTCCATGGAGCGTACCCATAAGCAGGCCATTCTTAACACAACCAAGCTGCTGGCCGCTTATGTCGGAGAGAACTAG
- a CDS encoding ABC-F family ATP-binding cassette domain-containing protein — protein sequence MNIMTVEHLSKTYGEKVLFRDASFGMEDQDKIGVIGVNGTGKSTLLRIIAGLETADEGNVAIGNSVRVQTLAQNPPYDPDNTVLQQVFAGDEPELALMREYMETIALLEMEPGNAGLEDKLVRIGNDIGTADIWHLESEAKSVLTKLGITSFDDRMEALSGGQRKRVALAAALITPSELLILDEPTNHIDTDSVAWLEQYLKRRRGALLMVTHDRYFLDRVAGVMLELDGGRLFRYEANYSRFLELKADREEREASAEQKRKNLLRTELAWIRRGAKARSTKQKARIDRYEKLKESGGTSTNGSLDISVGSTRLGRKIIEIHDLAKKLNGRQLIEGLSYIAVPQDRVGIIGKNGSGKSTLLNMIAGRIQPDSGEVQLGTTVKLGYFTQEHQDMDESLRAIEYVKEEAEVIKTADGSLITAGQMMERFLFTPAVQWTPIAKLSGGEKRRLYLLRVLMGAPNVLLLDEPTNDLDIGTLAVLEDYLDDFPGVVFTVSHDRYFLDRTMDKLIAFEDGQIRIHVGDYTEYEEWMAANVPDRGAAASKPKEAAVEPVAAAEVQAPATASQVGSGNEKLKFSFKEQREFEGIDQAIEEAEALLVQINTEMEAAFADSAKLQELTGQQAQAEAELERLMERWTYLNELAERIAAKT from the coding sequence ATGAATATTATGACCGTGGAGCATCTGTCCAAAACCTATGGAGAAAAAGTACTGTTCCGTGATGCATCCTTCGGGATGGAGGATCAGGACAAGATTGGTGTGATCGGGGTTAACGGGACAGGGAAATCGACCTTGCTGCGCATTATCGCCGGACTGGAAACTGCGGATGAAGGAAATGTGGCAATCGGCAACAGTGTCAGAGTACAGACCTTGGCTCAGAATCCGCCTTATGATCCTGACAATACCGTACTGCAGCAGGTGTTTGCCGGAGATGAGCCGGAGCTTGCGCTGATGCGTGAATATATGGAGACGATTGCTCTTCTGGAGATGGAGCCGGGCAACGCCGGACTGGAAGATAAGCTGGTGCGGATTGGGAATGACATCGGAACTGCGGACATCTGGCATCTTGAGAGTGAAGCCAAAAGCGTGCTGACCAAGCTCGGCATCACCAGTTTCGATGACCGGATGGAGGCTCTCTCTGGCGGCCAACGCAAGCGTGTGGCCCTGGCGGCTGCGCTGATTACCCCTTCCGAGCTGTTGATTCTGGATGAGCCGACGAACCATATTGATACCGACTCTGTTGCGTGGCTGGAGCAGTACCTGAAGAGACGGCGCGGCGCATTGCTGATGGTTACGCATGACCGCTATTTCCTGGACCGCGTAGCCGGAGTGATGCTGGAGCTGGACGGAGGCCGTCTGTTCCGTTATGAAGCGAACTATTCCCGGTTCCTGGAGCTGAAGGCCGACCGCGAAGAGCGCGAAGCCTCTGCTGAGCAGAAGCGCAAGAATCTGCTGCGGACCGAGCTGGCCTGGATTCGGCGTGGAGCCAAAGCCCGATCCACCAAGCAGAAAGCGAGAATCGACCGCTACGAGAAGCTTAAGGAGTCTGGCGGCACCAGTACCAACGGATCGCTGGATATCTCTGTGGGTTCTACACGCCTGGGACGCAAGATTATCGAGATTCATGATTTGGCCAAAAAGCTGAACGGGCGCCAGTTGATAGAGGGTTTGAGCTATATCGCCGTACCGCAGGACCGTGTAGGTATTATCGGCAAGAACGGCAGCGGCAAATCGACCCTGCTGAACATGATTGCCGGACGCATCCAGCCGGACAGCGGCGAAGTTCAACTGGGTACCACAGTAAAGCTGGGTTACTTCACGCAGGAGCATCAGGATATGGATGAGAGCCTGCGTGCGATTGAATACGTGAAGGAAGAAGCCGAGGTAATCAAGACAGCAGACGGCAGTCTGATTACCGCAGGGCAGATGATGGAACGGTTCCTGTTCACGCCTGCCGTTCAGTGGACGCCGATTGCCAAGCTGTCCGGAGGAGAGAAACGGCGTCTGTATCTGCTGCGTGTGCTGATGGGAGCGCCCAATGTGCTGCTGCTGGATGAGCCTACCAATGACTTGGATATCGGGACGCTGGCAGTCCTGGAAGATTATTTGGATGATTTCCCGGGTGTAGTGTTCACGGTTTCCCATGACCGCTATTTCCTGGACCGCACGATGGATAAGCTGATTGCCTTCGAGGACGGCCAGATCCGGATTCATGTCGGTGATTATACCGAATATGAGGAATGGATGGCGGCTAATGTGCCTGATCGCGGAGCGGCTGCCAGCAAACCCAAAGAAGCCGCTGTGGAGCCTGTAGCGGCAGCAGAAGTCCAAGCTCCGGCTACGGCGTCACAGGTAGGCTCTGGCAATGAGAAGCTCAAATTCAGCTTCAAGGAGCAGCGGGAGTTTGAAGGCATCGACCAGGCGATTGAAGAGGCTGAGGCCCTGCTGGTACAGATCAACACAGAGATGGAGGCAGCCTTCGCCGATTCCGCGAAGCTTCAGGAGCTGACCGGCCAGCAGGCCCAGGCGGAAGCTGAACTGGAGCGTCTAATGGAGCGCTGGACCTATCTTAACGAGCTGGCGGAAAGAATCGCCGCCAAGACCTGA
- a CDS encoding stalk domain-containing protein — protein sequence MNITKKAFISSLLATGLLTGAVGVYAADGVSLVKAYLNSTIKFTVDGTAWTPKDASGKKLSPLVYNGSTYLPAKAVGEALSAEVLWNGNTKTVEIKTTSDANAGIPYNDAATTAPVNNTPVATNAPVATAPPASSAPTPSTAPAASAGRVPTLPAKYDENAAGSQLKPIALEFTHAYSKALSSGGSTAALNALIDKYMTAGKDSNAQYCKERIAEEIAEEISGQSSSVSAEDAAYLAKANLNDIKFEKDSYKNNESSSANIYFTLGKPLYSDPSIIISQLDIKFVFNKLDSGSYILDSIVIWS from the coding sequence GTGAACATTACCAAAAAAGCATTTATCTCATCCCTTCTGGCCACCGGATTATTAACCGGCGCTGTAGGCGTCTATGCCGCAGACGGTGTATCCCTGGTCAAAGCCTATCTCAACAGTACGATTAAATTTACAGTAGACGGTACAGCTTGGACGCCTAAAGACGCCAGCGGCAAGAAGCTGTCTCCGCTCGTCTACAACGGCTCTACCTATCTCCCAGCCAAAGCCGTAGGCGAAGCGTTGAGCGCCGAGGTTCTCTGGAACGGCAACACCAAAACCGTGGAGATCAAAACTACCAGCGATGCCAATGCAGGAATCCCTTATAACGATGCCGCCACAACTGCACCGGTAAACAATACGCCAGTGGCCACCAACGCTCCTGTGGCGACTGCGCCGCCTGCTTCCAGTGCACCCACTCCGTCAACGGCCCCAGCAGCTTCTGCAGGCAGAGTTCCTACCTTGCCTGCGAAATATGATGAGAACGCGGCTGGCAGCCAATTGAAGCCCATCGCTCTGGAGTTTACACATGCCTATAGCAAAGCCTTGTCATCGGGAGGCTCTACAGCTGCCCTAAATGCGCTGATTGATAAGTATATGACCGCAGGCAAAGACAGTAATGCCCAATACTGCAAAGAACGGATTGCGGAAGAAATTGCTGAGGAAATCAGCGGCCAGAGCAGTTCCGTTTCCGCAGAGGATGCCGCCTACTTAGCCAAGGCTAACCTGAATGATATCAAATTCGAGAAGGATTCTTACAAAAATAATGAGAGTTCCTCTGCGAATATTTATTTCACGCTAGGCAAACCACTCTACAGTGATCCATCGATTATTATCTCCCAGCTGGATATTAAATTTGTCTTCAACAAGCTAGATAGCGGTTCCTATATACTGGACTCGATCGTGATTTGGTCCTAA
- a CDS encoding LapA family protein: MRLQWSLIAGLIFALLIAIFAVINVDPVQVNFGFDVVSIPLILVIVSCALIGGVIVGSFGIFRQYKLQKQIKVLNAELAKLKEANNNHDNLKFNHDEELPVENGSPI; this comes from the coding sequence ATGAGATTACAATGGTCGCTGATTGCAGGTCTAATCTTTGCATTGCTGATAGCCATATTCGCAGTAATTAACGTAGACCCCGTTCAGGTTAACTTCGGATTCGACGTGGTCAGCATTCCGCTGATTCTGGTCATCGTCAGCTGCGCGCTGATTGGCGGCGTAATTGTGGGTTCTTTCGGTATTTTCCGTCAATACAAGCTGCAGAAACAGATTAAAGTGCTGAACGCGGAGCTTGCCAAACTGAAAGAAGCCAACAATAATCACGACAATCTAAAATTTAATCATGATGAAGAACTGCCAGTCGAGAACGGCAGCCCGATCTAG
- a CDS encoding tetraprenyl-beta-curcumene synthase family protein: protein MSELEQGRNLSPRGPIGLMSRVYKYVLPEVRSSLNLWRQDAQGIPDPELRKQALASIETKQFHCEGGGIYAAGNLSMRHILIPLIVAYQTISDYLDNLCDRSTSLDPADFRLLHQSMLDAIHPDAEPVNYYALRSEQNDGGYLNKLVRTCQEMIRQLPGYAAAAPEIHQLAVLYTDLQVYKHIRPELRESTLKEWWEQEGHRAPQLLWNEFAAATGSTLGVFMLFLSSCDPGLSEASAASIRAAYFPNVCGLHIMLDYLIDQDEDRAGGDLNFCNYYDSTEIMLNRIASIVEGARADVRKLPENSMHVMVIEGLLALYLSDPKVSEQREVRSVSKRLMRGSPLTRLFFFANSRWIRKHLY, encoded by the coding sequence TTGAGTGAATTAGAGCAAGGCCGTAACCTAAGCCCGCGCGGTCCGATTGGACTGATGAGCAGGGTCTACAAGTACGTGCTGCCCGAAGTTAGGTCATCGCTTAACCTCTGGCGCCAAGATGCACAAGGGATTCCCGATCCCGAGCTCCGGAAGCAAGCGCTTGCCAGCATTGAAACGAAACAGTTTCACTGCGAAGGCGGCGGTATTTATGCTGCTGGCAATCTATCGATGAGACATATACTTATTCCGCTTATTGTTGCTTACCAGACGATCAGTGATTATCTCGACAACCTGTGTGACCGCAGCACCTCGCTTGATCCCGCCGATTTCCGGCTGCTGCATCAATCCATGCTGGATGCCATTCATCCGGATGCCGAGCCTGTTAATTATTATGCGCTTCGCAGTGAGCAGAATGACGGCGGATATTTGAACAAGCTGGTCCGCACATGCCAGGAGATGATTAGACAGCTGCCTGGATATGCGGCCGCTGCACCCGAGATCCATCAGCTCGCTGTGCTGTACACAGACTTGCAGGTGTACAAGCATATCCGCCCCGAACTCAGGGAATCTACTCTGAAGGAATGGTGGGAGCAAGAAGGACATCGTGCTCCACAGCTGCTCTGGAATGAATTCGCAGCGGCCACCGGCTCTACGCTGGGTGTGTTTATGCTGTTCCTGTCTTCCTGCGATCCCGGGCTGAGCGAAGCTTCTGCAGCTTCGATTCGTGCTGCCTATTTCCCGAATGTATGCGGGCTGCACATCATGCTGGATTACCTGATTGATCAGGACGAGGACCGGGCCGGTGGAGATCTCAATTTCTGCAATTATTATGACAGCACTGAAATTATGCTGAACCGGATAGCTTCCATCGTTGAGGGAGCGCGTGCAGATGTCAGGAAGCTACCTGAGAATTCGATGCACGTAATGGTCATTGAAGGCCTGCTGGCACTTTATTTATCCGATCCGAAAGTCAGCGAACAGCGGGAGGTTCGCTCCGTATCTAAACGCTTAATGAGGGGAAGTCCGCTTACCAGACTGTTCTTCTTCGCCAACAGCCGCTGGATACGCAAGCATTTGTACTAG
- a CDS encoding cold shock domain-containing protein encodes MKGTVKWFNAEKGYGFLQVEGGEDVFVHFSAIQGEGFKTLDEGQAVEFDVTEGNRGPQAANVVKL; translated from the coding sequence TTGAAAGGTACAGTGAAATGGTTTAATGCAGAGAAAGGCTACGGTTTTCTTCAGGTTGAAGGCGGCGAGGATGTATTTGTACACTTCTCAGCAATTCAAGGTGAAGGATTCAAGACTTTGGATGAAGGCCAGGCCGTAGAATTTGATGTGACTGAAGGTAACCGTGGACCCCAGGCAGCTAACGTAGTTAAATTATAA